In Triticum aestivum cultivar Chinese Spring chromosome 5B, IWGSC CS RefSeq v2.1, whole genome shotgun sequence, the following proteins share a genomic window:
- the LOC123112335 gene encoding photosystem I reaction center subunit V, chloroplastic — translation MATSTAAVLSPPTVAGLRLAPSHRAAVSFRGASSPARRSVAARAALEPSVVISLSTGLSLVMGRFVFFNFQRENVAKQVPEQNGKTHFEAGDERAKEFAGILKSNDPVGFNLVDVLAWGSIGHIVAYYILATTSNGYDPPFFG, via the coding sequence ATGGCCACCTCGACCGCCGCCGTGCTGTCCCCGCCCACCGTTGCCGGGCTCCGCCTGGCGCCGTCCCATCGCGCGGCGGTCTCTTTCCGGggggcctcgtcgccggcgaggcggtcCGTGGCGGCGCGGGCCGCGCTGGAGCCGTCGGTGGTGATCAGCCTCAGCACGGGGCTGTCGCTGGTGATGGGCCGCTTCGTCTTCTTCAACTTCCAGCGGGAGAACGTGGCGAAGCAGGTGCCCGAGCAGAACGGCAAGACCCACTTCGAGGCCGGCGACGAGCGCGCCAAGGAGTTCGCCGGCATCCTCAAGTCCAACGACCCCGTCGGCTTCAACCTCGTCGACGTCCTCGCCTGGGGCTCCATCGGCCACATCGTCGCCTACTACATCCTCGCCACCACCAGCAACGGATATGACCCACCCTTCTTTGGCTGA
- the LOC123112336 gene encoding WPP domain-interacting protein 2 encodes MDSGANSVGSVGESPPPLSPPGRPAAKGRGLRRWRRIPREHHEDDGGSPAGPVAPAAAAGTGAASAEVDLAQLHKRRLPVGADAPKGKQDAAAEDDSPVASVESSFVPPEAPPSPSPAPALTSLDPDLGLLIASAGFSVGAGGADSDNSDDRTSKSTALPRHDFSLAGFGRDRDRARSRAPGAAAHAKNIRTARARGAGARAVSAASSTVEPENSRSSVESDLRSTGAAHARKSSAGISSNGVHKFLYADGDHSDDEAPSEHLRSAAGGFYKENGSAVGRMAMGNGDLYAHGHGFHEGSIGKGENGGIHSGLDPYADSISMLQSAQEALENELQMFVEIGKESSDNSTDNYDENEWSSSPNCEDFSEEISEKLKLLESKLEEASLLIDEKDSRILELDTLNKTQPGETALYNSKLLSLQSEVDQLLMEKMEAEIQCFILKRASEAWQPQTEGQGTFHEAQKTLSEDHKQLEVKLRHTENRARTLEDLVEKLESQCKELSNASEVLKLQAGASRASLFCSVQLVLLCIAVWTFVARFLPSPPEFVPT; translated from the exons ATGGACTCCGGCGCCAACAGCGTCGGCTCCGtcggcgagtcgccgccgccgctctcccCTCCTGGTCGCCCGGCCGCCAAGGGCCGCGGCCTCCGCCGGTGGCGCCGTATCCCCCGCGAGCACCACGAGGACGATGGCGGCTCCCCCGCGGGCCCCGTGGCCCCCGCAGCCGCCGCCGGCACCGGCGCTGCTAGCGCTGAGGTGGACCTGGCGCAGCTCCATAAGCGCCGTCTCCCCGTCGGCGCCGACGCGCCTAAGGGGAAGCAGGACGCGGCGGCCGAGGATGACAGCCCGGTCGCGTCGGTCGAGTCCAGCTTCGTGCCGCCGGAGGCGCCTCCGTCGCCGTCCCCGGCTCCGGCTCTGACTAGTCTGGACCCGGATCTTGGCCTCCTGATCGCGTCCGCCGGCTTCTCGGTGGGCGCCGGCGGCGCCGACTCCGACAACAGCGACGACCGGACCAGCAAGTCCACCGCGCTCCCGCGCCACGACTTCTCGCTCGCCGGCTTCGGCCGCGACCGCGACAGGGCGCGATCCCGCGCGCCTGGCGCCGCTGCTCACGCCAAGAACATCCGTACCGCACGCGCCCGTGGCGCCGGTGCGCGCGCCGTCTCTGCGGCCTCCTCCACGGTGGAGCCGGAGAACTCGCGCTCCAGTGTCGAGTCTGACCTCCGCAGCACTGGCGCTGCTCACGCCCGAAAATCAAGCGCTGGCATCAGCAGTAATGGCGTTCACAAGTTTCTCTACGCTGATGGCGATCACAGCGATGATGAAGCTCCAAGTGAGCACTTGCGATCCGCAGCTGGAGGTTTCTATAAGGAGAATGGAAGTGCAGTAGGGAGAATGGCAATGGGGAATGGTGATTTGTATGCCCATGGTCATGGATTTCATGAAGGGAGCATCGGCAAGGGTGAGAATGGAGGGATCCATTCAGGTCTTGATCCGTACGCCGACTCAATTTCGATGCTTCAGTCAGCACAAGAAGCACTCGAGAATG AGCTCCAAATGTTTGTGGAAATCGGGAAAGAAAGCAGTGACAATTCCACAGACAATTACGATGAAAATGAATGGAGCAGTTCACCCAATTGCGAAGATTTTTCAGAAGAAATAAGTGAGAAGTTGAAGCTTCTAGAGTCCAAGCTGGAAGAAGCTTCCCTTCTCATCGATGAGAAGGATTCAAGAATACTTGAACTTGATACACTCAACAAGACACAACCAGGGGAAACCGCGCTATACAATAGCAAGCTACTTTCCCTACAGTCTGAAGTTGATCAACTGCTCATGGAGAAGATGGAGGCCGAGATCCAGTGCTTCATCCTGAAAAGAGCTTCAGAAGCTTGGCAACCGCAGACCGAGGGTCAGGGCACTTTTCACGAAGCGCAGAAGACTCTGTCTGAGGATCACAAACAGCTGGAGGTCAAGCTTCGGCACACCGAGAATAGAGCGAGGACACTAGAGGATTTGGTGGAGAAGCTAGAGTCGCAATGCAAAGAGCTGTCGAACGCTTCAGAGGTCCTGAAGCTGCAGGCCGGAGCGAGTCGAGCTTCACTTTTTTGTTCCGTTCAGTTAGTGCTGCTGTGCATCGCAGTGTGGACATTCGTCGCCCGGTTCTTGCCCTCTCCCCCCGAATTTGTACCTACTTGA